One region of Thiorhodovibrio frisius genomic DNA includes:
- a CDS encoding FIST signal transduction protein, with the protein MALSNQVAVGQSRHADATTAARAAARQARAQLSWDQKPAWVLAFAGGLQDPSDLLAGFQAELGPLPVIGGSAVGIISPEGASTSGYECGILLFAEALAPRSIVTVDTMETDEGEAGRRLGETLRALDLTPERVVLLFYDSIKSGPPPVLHIGSRLLDGLHQGLGDCHPMIVGAGTLSNLSLSDSYLFDGQGIRRHGAVAAVLPASLIGHTTIMHGCLPASDFLEITRIDGSRVLELDHRPALQVVEERLRVTRDELLARHPLPFLTLGEKLGNPYAPFNDNQYVNRLVVAIDPVEESLILFESDFNAGSRVQIMGYEPDRMIESCQDQTQSILANLNRNRLAFGLYIDCAGRSMAFIGLDQDESTPVREQVAPLCPFLGCYTGVEIAPFHGRARPLDWTGVLLLCTSRD; encoded by the coding sequence ATGGCCCTTTCCAATCAGGTCGCTGTGGGTCAGTCGCGCCATGCGGATGCGACCACCGCCGCCCGCGCCGCCGCCAGGCAAGCCCGCGCACAGCTTTCATGGGATCAGAAACCGGCCTGGGTTTTGGCCTTCGCGGGCGGGCTCCAGGATCCCTCAGACCTACTTGCCGGATTCCAGGCCGAGCTGGGTCCGCTTCCCGTGATCGGTGGCTCTGCGGTCGGCATTATCTCACCCGAGGGTGCCAGCACCAGCGGGTACGAATGCGGCATTCTGTTGTTCGCAGAGGCGCTTGCGCCAAGGTCCATCGTCACAGTCGATACAATGGAAACTGACGAGGGCGAAGCCGGTCGCCGCCTTGGCGAAACGCTGCGCGCACTCGATCTGACACCGGAGCGGGTCGTGCTCTTGTTCTACGACTCCATCAAAAGCGGGCCACCGCCAGTCCTGCATATCGGCAGCCGCCTGCTCGACGGTCTGCACCAAGGTCTCGGCGATTGCCACCCGATGATCGTCGGCGCTGGAACCCTCAGCAACCTGTCCCTATCGGACAGTTATCTGTTCGACGGCCAGGGGATTCGCCGGCATGGTGCTGTCGCCGCGGTCTTGCCCGCCAGCCTGATCGGCCACACCACCATCATGCACGGATGCCTGCCCGCCAGCGACTTTCTCGAAATCACACGCATCGATGGCTCCAGAGTTCTAGAGCTTGACCACCGCCCGGCACTGCAAGTGGTCGAAGAGCGACTCAGAGTAACACGAGATGAGCTGCTCGCCCGGCACCCACTGCCGTTCCTCACCCTGGGCGAGAAGCTTGGCAATCCTTACGCGCCCTTCAATGACAACCAGTACGTGAATCGCCTGGTGGTCGCCATCGACCCGGTTGAAGAATCCCTGATCCTGTTCGAGTCCGATTTCAACGCAGGCTCCCGGGTGCAGATCATGGGCTATGAACCTGATCGAATGATTGAATCCTGCCAGGATCAGACCCAATCCATCCTTGCCAATCTGAACCGCAACCGACTGGCGTTCGGTCTCTACATCGACTGCGCCGGTCGATCAATGGCCTTCATCGGGCTGGATCAGGATGAATCCACCCCGGTCCGCGAGCAAGTGGCACCTCTGTGCCCCTTCCTCGGATGCTACACCGGGGTGGAGATCGCGCCTTTCCACGGACGCGCCCGCCCGCTCGACTGGACCGGTGTCTTGCTCCTCTGCACCTCGCGCGACTGA